AGGTCAAGTCGTCTTTGCCAGACGAACATCCGACGAAAAAGGTCCCGAAGTTGTCCATCCGGGCTACCGCCTTCCGCTGCTCAGCTATGACATTACCGTTCGGAACGCGCGTCCGATCCTTGACGAACTGTCCCTTGAGCGGCAAGGGTTCGCTCTTATTCAGCACAAGATATCCTGTGCAAAAGAGAGTGATCCAGAGACTATATGCGACAGATATCTGGAAGAGATGGTTCCGTTCATTAAGAACTACTTCAATGCGTCGTGGGTCGTGCCCCGTCGACGAGCCGTCGCTTTTCGTTCTGCCGGCGGGGGTTCAATCCCCAAAATTTGGGAACCGAGTACAGTGGCTCATATTGACTACGCGCCAGTAGCCGGGCCTATGCTTGCCGCAGTCGAGAGCCAATCGCAGGGCATTCCGATTCGAGCGTATTCGCGATTGATGATCATCCAGGCTTGGCATGCCCTCTCGCCGCCTCCGCAGGACTT
This portion of the Bradyrhizobium diazoefficiens genome encodes:
- a CDS encoding CmcJ/NvfI family oxidoreductase, whose protein sequence is MRNANVSSAMQVNQDYLECVQGQVVFARRTSDEKGPEVVHPGYRLPLLSYDITVRNARPILDELSLERQGFALIQHKISCAKESDPETICDRYLEEMVPFIKNYFNASWVVPRRRAVAFRSAGGGSIPKIWEPSTVAHIDYAPVAGPMLAAVESQSQGIPIRAYSRLMIIQAWHALSPPPQDFPLAFCDSTSVSDSDIVVVHYTSDLASQTYKGCLLHFNPAQRWYYFPEMTADELILFKGYDSEEHCNPKVAHSSFDNRRAHPSAKPRQSIEARFFVYYA